Below is a window of Prosthecochloris sp. GSB1 DNA.
TGCTGGCCGTCACCGTCTTTACCGTCTATACCGGGATATCCTATCTCTTCCAGAACTGGAGAAGCCTGCTTACCCCTTCCTCCAGCGGGTGATTGCATGAAGGACTTTATCGCCAGGTTCATTGGGAGCTGCGCCGGACTGGGCTATGTTCCATTCGCTCCGGGGACGGTCACCAGTCTCGCGGCGGTGCTGTTTTTCACGGTTTTTCCCCGGTTTCTGCAGCCAGAGTATGCGCTTGCGGGCATTGCGCTCGTTTGCTTCGCGGGAATCTGGTCGGCGGATATCATGGAGAAACGCTATGGTCACGATCCTTCGCAGGTGACGATCGACGAACTTGCCGGGCAATGGATAGCATTGCTGTTTCTGCCCGGAGGGTGGATCACCTCAGCGCTTGCCTTCGCGGCTTTCCGCTTTTTCGATATCGCAAAGCCCGAACCAGTCAATAGTTCCCAGAAACTGCCGGGCGCATGGGGGATCATGGCTGACGACCTGATCGCCGGAATTTACGCCAACCTTTCAGTGCGAATCGCGCTCTGGCTGCTGTCGGTGTTTTCGATTGCGCCGTCGTTGTAGAACGTTGCGATGCGCTGCGAGAGATTTTCCGGATCGAGTCCGGTCTCGCGGTAGAG
It encodes the following:
- a CDS encoding phosphatidylglycerophosphatase A family protein, which codes for MKDFIARFIGSCAGLGYVPFAPGTVTSLAAVLFFTVFPRFLQPEYALAGIALVCFAGIWSADIMEKRYGHDPSQVTIDELAGQWIALLFLPGGWITSALAFAAFRFFDIAKPEPVNSSQKLPGAWGIMADDLIAGIYANLSVRIALWLLSVFSIAPSL